Part of the Citrus sinensis cultivar Valencia sweet orange chromosome 2, DVS_A1.0, whole genome shotgun sequence genome, GTGCTGAGACGATTTCAGGAAGCTTGATGAATTTCCCATGGCTgtgaataatatatatagaatttcTATCATACGGACATTTAGGTATAATCAAACTTActgtcttttaattttcaccGTCCGATACAATTTGTGGCAAAGATGTTCCAAACAATctattaaaatgtaaaaggTGACGCGCAtactcttatttattttgttcgaCAAGATCTTGAAATCCCTGACTTTACTCTTGTTTCACAATCATGGACAGTgaacttcatttattttggagcctttgatcaatttaattctacatatttgctatttcatttttcagtggctttttattccatttcccgcacaagaaatttttcaaaacaatcAACAGAACGACAGTTTCTAATCTAATTCTAGAAGAAATTATGCATATTTTTTGCTCAcaccaaatgtaaattatttgaaatgtcaatcataatcataatcaaGAAACGAAGAAGATGAAATATGAGAGGTGAGGgaaaaaagatgaagaaagaaagaaaaggcaCAACATCAAGCAATTAATAAAGATCGCATAactagtttttattttatcggAGTAGAATAAATTTGAGCATTGAACGGTGAAAATTAGAAGACCGCAAATTTGATTATATCCGGATGTCTAGAATAAAATTAGGTCATTTCAAGAATGATTGCTATTAGTAATCATAATTGTTCACTATACGGAAAAACTTCAATGAGGGATCTCAAACCAAATACGGGTGTTTTCTTGCACTGAAGGAAACCAGCCTCTGAGAAGAGCCTTTCCCATTATTTCTTGGTTTTCTCTTTTGCAGTTACATGAACCATTATCaacatgtaaaaaaaaaaaaaaagagagctTTGTTTCAGTTAATCCAtgttcatctttattttcattgatcACGATATCTACGACAGCTTTGCTTTGCTTGTAATGGCTTCTCTGCATATCTTTAGTATCTTCACGCTTTCCTCATCCCCAAATACATGAATAATTATTTGCATGTTAATCACTCGTTTCATgactaattaaataagttaaataaagaGCTTAAAACTCTTCAACAATTTAACCCATGAGAATATGTGCAACCGTCCCCGCCCAACAACTAAACGAATGAAAAATGCTATCATAATTTTGATATGGGAATATCCCAATCTGAGAGGAATCATGCATacctttaataaaataaaaaaaagatgtctACTGGAGGAATAGACTGAAAGAAATCATCTGCCAAGTATTTCAAGTTATTGGTGTCTAACAAATTAGCAACAACGTGTGGCTGGTCAAACTCTGTGCATTTTACGCAGGGGAATGCTTCAGATAACATCCTGCAAACGTTCATGTGCCACCTCCTACATCAACCAATGAACCCAATCTTTCAAAGATTTGCTTACAATATTTCAAAGCCAAGCTTGCTGTGACCGTTTGTGTATCACTGGCCACTGCTTGGTTGAAACTGTTGCCAAATTCAGGATTTTGTGCCATTTAATCCTATAAATAGATTCCATTAGCAGTTCTAAATGGTGTTATGAGTTCATCTTCATTCCCCCTAGACTAAGTACTCAAAGAACGGAATAGAGTTAATAAAGTTGAGTGAAGCACTCCCGCAACATATGGTGACAAACAATATGACTTATCTTTGACTAGCAGTGAAGAAAGAGTTGTTCTCTCAATTTTTAGTTGCAGAGATCAAGCCTAAGTGAACTAACAAGTGCACCAGCGGCATAGAAAACTAGTGTTAAAGAGCCGAATCCCAAGTGCTGAGACTAATTGAGGGAGAATGATGAGTCGTGGCTATGAATTATGTCAGCAATGCAAGTCTGAACTGCACACTTCACGGACATAGAATTTACCTAGTTGTATGTGAGATTGTACATATGAGCTTGAGCATCGAGCAACTTTCTTGCAACCTCATCTTGCATGGGATCTATGCACTTCTACAACTAACACTCTGTTAGACTTGCTTTAATTCATGGGTTAGTCCATTTTCAGGACTTCTTTTTGGATCAAGTCAAGGAAACTGCTGGCCTGTCTATACTCTTACATGTAATTTttcctaatatttttttcttctttttctatttaacaGAGTTTATAGTGTGACAGGAGAAGATAAATATGATTAAGATATTTGAGAACAAAATTGTCTTCTAAAGTATGATCCTTTGGTGCTTGTGCAAGAACTCGTCCGATCATTCAACAAGAAAATGTTATAACTACAAGATTATAACTACAAATTTAGTCCAATAAACTCTTTGTTTGGCTACTAGTATAGTGGAAGATGTtggattttttaatccaatattGTTGGATCCTTATTCTAATGTTGGacttatatgtgaataattatgtgcTGCAGATCGTCATATAAGGTTAAACtcaattaaaagtgatttgTTAAGATTTTTGGTACTATATGCTTTAATGTATCTAATAGTAGCGGTGGGCACTAACCCGCCCATCCTGTGAAACCGACCTGACCCGTATGATTTTTTTGCtggttgggttgggttgatAAAATATACGGGTTGGGTTAGGTTATTAAATTCCCAACCCACATTTTTTGTGGGTTGGGTcgattgaaaatttgtaacCCAACCTAACTCGTCAACTCGtatatgtaaaaaattttaaaaattaaatataaaacgcATCTCAGCAACTTTCTCAATTTTAAAACCCTCAACTCAAATTCTCTTGTTTAAAAAGCAATCACTCATCTGCTCGCGCATAGAACACACCAACACCATAACTCACAAGCTTTCTTGAAAAGCTGCCCAACTGCACACCGTCTCATGCATAGGTTCTTTCCTCTTtctaatttactaatttattattgttttgaaactaaattgatcacttttttttttattgttaaaaggTCTAACCCACTTGCTTTGgtgatttataatttgttttattgataaaagttGGTCAATTTTTGGTTGTTATGATGGTGTCAAGCTTAATCGAATTAAcatgaatattataattataattattattgttatcttTGGGAGAAGGCTTTTCAACAAACATCTGCTGGACATTGTTCTGTtacaatattttcaatattaacaAGCCAAGctgttttttttattcactagTCTCACTCTTTTGACTTTAATGTTTTGTATTAAAcaagcttttaaatttatggacatttttttcattagttatgtactaataatttgattgttaaactttgaaatgttgaatttgttgtaaggattttagtatttgtgttttttttttaaattttcaattaattaatttatttttgttcagaCCATAAAAATGGGCTTTTTCAAAAACTCAACCCAATCAACCAACCCGGGTTGGGTTGAATTTTTTCAACCCGACCCGTTCCCAGCCCTATCTAATAAGGTATGGGCTTTTAATGTGTAAAGGTccaatgatattttaattctatgatgggcataattaaaaatacctAATGATAATAGGAAAAAGTTGTCTATATAAGTGGTTATGGTCCTCAGGTCACATgtatctttttattctttttgaaatcTCATCATTAGAGAGAGAACCCTAAGAAAACTTAAAGGATTCTCTATGAGAACGTGTAGATCTAGAAGACCAACCACACAATCGTAGAGAGCAATTCAGCGTTATAGATTCAGGTACACTTTCgcataattttgttattgattctTTGTGATACAACATGAATGTTCTTGAATTATGGGTGATGGTTTTCACCAAAGGAATTTCTTATTCTAATAGAAGATCGCTCATGTATATCTTTCAATTTTGTCTCTAGTCACCTTGTATTTCTACATTGCCCACTTTtattacaagttctatgttgCGTTTACTTCCTGAATTAGGGAATTTGAATCCATAATCCAGAATCATTGACAATATTTACTTCGCAAAATAAAGTCGGGAATCAAAATCGGACTTGTGGGGCCCACCACAATTTGGGAATGAGGAATGGGAGACTCATTGCCGGGGAAGGTGGGAATGAGTCTCACATTCTCGAGATTGATCATTTTACCCttcccaaaaattaaaaatgcccACTTTGTCCtcatttgtaattaattaatatattattataattaattaatatattaataattattgttgaataaataatcacaataattaatatattattattaattaattaatatactattataattaataataatattattattaactaattattattaactaattaatataattattactattaattaatatattaacatattattaagaaaaattattaataattataatttttgaataaataatcacaataattaagatattattatataattaatatattattataataactattaatataattattataattaatttacttattattattaatgaattgatataattattactattaattaatatattaacatattattaacaataattattcataatttaattttttaataaataatcacaataattaatattgtattattgttattataattaattaattaacatactattataattattattaatataattattatatataatttatatattgttattaatgaattaatataattattactattagttaatatattaacatgttattaacaataattataatttttgaataaatcatcacaataattaatatattataatagttaagtaattaatattaatattattatttaatatatttttataataattaagtaattaatattaatattgttatttaatatatttttataataattaagtaattaatattaatattattagttaatatatttttataataattattaatataattataataattaattaattaaaaatttttacaattaattaatatattagttaataataattatgacaataattcattaagtactttttagtaatttgttacaatctaACTTATTTCGATTTCGAtttcaagacaaagtaaaaaCATTAATGGTAATATAGCTCATTCCGATTTCGGTTCCTACAGttcaaataaacaacttattttgattctcattctctATTCTAATTTTTACTATGTTATACTTTCAAAGTTAATTAGAATGTGGCCAAGCGATGGAGGTAAAGTTTTGGTCCAACAGATCATAATATAGAAACGTTAAACTTGTggtaattttcaattaaacttgtgatatttttcactatgacaatttttaataatgtttttatatatgtgtCACAAAAATAATCTCATTTTATAGTCATAGCTcgtttaaaatttatacaagatgTGATTGTTCACCTCTTGCCACATGATGGATGATGGTGCATATCTTCCAAATAAGCTTACACTCATGATTCTTATCTTGAGTAAAATTTAGGTTGGAAATTGGTGGTtaacagataaaaaaaataaaaaaaataaatcttaattgtATCGAGACAAAATCATTATAAATTCTTGAGAATTCAAATTAGGAGAGAATAtatccattaaaaaataatataataaatcacTTCAGAATCATTTCGGATTTGCGATAACTGCCCCTCTGTTTGCCTTTCTTCTAGTTGCCTACAACTCTTTTTTGTAATTCGGTTAATGCAAgcaaatttttgtttgaaagtCAACCATAAACCCTTTAATAAGATGAGAGTCAACTCACGCACCCAATTGCGTTTACACACACGTCAATTCCACGTCATCCGGACGCCAACTGAGGAAACCCTGCCTGCACCTTCTTCGTTGTCCACCAAAAACaaaaccgaaaaaaaaaagtaaaaaaaaaaaaaagaagcaaagaaTTGAAAATTCAGCCATGAACCATCTTGTTCATCAAgaaaataatccaaatcaGCAAGAATTTCaatcataaaatttgatttgctTTTTGTTAGTTCATAGAGACAAAAGATCAAACAATTGGCGATCATTATGCAAATCTAAGAGTAATTAGTAATGGTTTTGCCAGTAGTGAAGCTCGGAACGCTCGCATTAAAAACGCTGAGCAAACCTGTAGCTGCGAAGCTCAAGCAACAAGCTGCTATTCACCCTCGATTTCGTCAGTCCATCGTCGGTATTGCCCAGGTAACTCtgcaatttttaaatttctcaaattttgaaactgTAATTGTATCCTATTAATGAGCGATGATAAGCAGCAAAGTAGAATTCATTTTTCATGACAATGTGAAATTTAAATCTTCCCTAAACAGGTCTTTGCTCATTTAAGATTCGAATCTGCAGTGAAATGTGCCTTTGATAGTAGGAGCAAGAGagattttttcaaattgaaaagGCTAGAAAAAGATTAGTAGTAGCATACTTACTTGGTCATTGTTTAGTGCCTGTGTTTGATTTTTCCAATCAATACGGGGCTGGGTGTGTAGTTGTTTATTGCCCTTATTGCATGAGAATACTTGGTTTCTACTTTCTATAGCAGGGCTATTGTTGTTGAATTCCCACATATTCCATTTTTATGTTCCAGTTTTTGCCTTTTTCGTTTAGTTTCCCTTGTGTGAAATCATGTTGTAAGTAGCAGTTTTTTTATATTGGGTAACTAATCTTTTGAATGCATATATACTACATAAAATTGGATATCTTGGTTTGTAGTTTTGGCACAGAGTTACTAGATTATTAAATGTCTTTTCTTAATGCTGTACATTTGAACCAGGCAAATCATCGAATCACGACAAGAATGCAAAGACGCATCTATGGTCATGCAACTGGTGGTGAAATACGTCCTTTGAATGAGGAGAAAGCTGTTCAGGCTGCTGTAGACCTTATTGGGGAAATCTTTATTTTCACGGTATTTATCTTCCTGTTATTCTTGAAGCGTCAGATGAGTAGATGGTTTGAGAAGTATCTAataattgggtaaaaaatttggATCACTCTTTAGTACATATCTCATGTCCTTTGAAGGAACATAGGGATGCTACACAAAACACAAATTGGACACCCAATTTTTCTTGTCTTTCAGTATATGCTAgatgaataatttaattttgcttCTCAGTAAAATAATATCTCAAACCTGAGTGTATCATGCACTGTAATTGGGCAGCATACTGGTTGGCAGAAATTAGCTGTTTGCTATAATATGCAGCATCTCTGCCCTTCTTTAGAGGGTTCCACGGAACAATAGAGCTCAAAACTACTTCATCCCTATATAACATGATGGGTGATTGCTACGGAAACTAATTGGGTGCGGGTGGGGTTGATTCTTGAAAATCACTTAGGTGCCTAATCTTCTGTGTATAGGTTGCAGGTGCAGCTGTGATCTTTGAGGTACAAAGAAGTGCCAGATCAGAGGCCAGAAAGGAAGAGATTCGCAAACAAGAGCTGGAGGTAACATATGAGTATAACATTATCTACTAATCGTTGAGCTCTTTTCAGTTCttgtaaaaattttgacatttctgtcaataatttttgataaaattcttaaatgtTGTGTCGTTAAATGCTTCTAGTGTAATAACTATTGTTAGATATGAAGGCCAGAGTCTCTCTTCTCTTGggtgatttattttcttttctcataaAAGCTGCCTCTAACAACTAGAAATTGTTATGAAATTATTCTAAGCTATCAGCAATCGGTTGATGAATATGTAAATCCAAAAACCATTATGTACTATAGGTTACTAGATTTTCCTTCACtaaattttttcctttgtaAATTAGCAGTCTTAGTTATTATAAACACAGCTGCTTCTGCTTTGACAGTCCTCAAAATGAGATTGACTGAACTTGTGTCCCAGAATAGTTTTTGGTTCAAATGTGCAGTTCTTGCCATGATATTCCAAGAAAATCTCTGTTTAGAATGGAGCTACTCATTCTATTGCTTCTCTTATTATGGCCAAATTCAATGGATACCTCCATATATTGATATTGTTTACCATATGCATCACCCTGAGAATTCTAATAAGCTCTTTGTGAAGAAAGTGGGGCTGAGATTGAGATTATTTAACAGAAATTGAACTTTTTTGTTTGAAGAAATAAGGATGTTTTAGTCATCATAAAGAGGATCTTGTATATGCTTAGacaaaaaagatattattctTCAGATAAGGCTTATTAATTCCTGCTGTTTTGAAACagaataaattctttttgttccCCACTACTTTGATTTCTATCCCTTTGCTCTGCTGCTGGGAAATACTACTTTCTTGATTCCATTTTTGCTGCACGAAGGAAGTGCACTGTTCTGAAATATCAGGCCCTCATGGGAATGCTTTTGATCTGTTTGAGAAATG contains:
- the LOC102629720 gene encoding OPA3-like protein, with protein sequence MVLPVVKLGTLALKTLSKPVAAKLKQQAAIHPRFRQSIVGIAQANHRITTRMQRRIYGHATGGEIRPLNEEKAVQAAVDLIGEIFIFTVAGAAVIFEVQRSARSEARKEEIRKQELEALRQRDEGLARELELLRQKIEELEQLAKQRGLSGIFSFKHATADEAKLAKPA